From a region of the Streptomyces sp. B21-083 genome:
- a CDS encoding cysteine hydrolase family protein — MAKSALLVMDVQRDVVAIADDGSGYLPRLRSAIDGARVAGIPVIYVVMGLRPGDPEVSPRNRVMANVVRAGLFTEGAPGTEIHPDVAPQQGDAVVTKRRGSAFSGSDLDLVLRARDIDSLVLTGIATSAVVLSTLWHALDLDFALTVLADACLDTDPEVHTMLTEKLFPQWADVVAVEDWLKALARR; from the coding sequence ATGGCGAAAAGCGCGCTTCTGGTGATGGACGTCCAACGGGACGTCGTGGCCATCGCCGACGACGGATCCGGATATCTGCCGCGCTTGCGCAGCGCGATCGACGGTGCCCGGGTCGCCGGCATCCCCGTGATCTACGTGGTGATGGGGTTACGGCCGGGCGATCCGGAAGTCAGCCCTCGCAACCGGGTGATGGCGAACGTCGTGCGGGCCGGCCTGTTCACCGAGGGGGCCCCTGGCACCGAGATTCATCCCGATGTCGCGCCGCAGCAGGGCGACGCGGTGGTCACCAAGAGGCGCGGGAGCGCGTTCTCGGGCAGCGACCTCGACCTGGTACTCAGGGCTCGCGATATCGACAGCCTCGTTCTCACCGGCATCGCCACCAGCGCTGTGGTGCTGTCCACCCTGTGGCACGCCCTCGACCTGGACTTCGCTCTCACCGTCCTGGCGGACGCCTGCCTCGACACCGACCCCGAGGTGCACACGATGCTCACCGAGAAGCTGTTCCCGCAGTGGGCAGATGTCGTGGCCGTCGAGGACTGGCTCAAAGCCCTCGCACGGCGATAG
- a CDS encoding amidohydrolase family protein, producing the protein MTDTRFLLRNGYVVDTESAPVALPGTDVLIEGDRIIEVGPGLSADGATVIDATDRIVLPGFVDTHRHLWQTALRAGAPDLNLGAYMSVVLGQYGPRFRPQDVHAATLVGALEALDSGITTLIDYSHALHTPEHADAAVDALHAAGLRTVFGYGFPAHGAQNPEDVRRIRNERLYDDQALVTMALAPLGPSFSPIETVSADWNLARDLGLPLTIHVSSGPVAARPITTLREHGLLRADTLYVHGNSLDDDELKLIAESGGTASVTPATEAQMRVGAPLADRLRRAGVTVGLGVDAVSSLPGDMFSLMRAALLASQIADTTPLTVGDVLKMATLDGATALGLADRIGSLRPGKQADVIMLRLDDLNMLTAERDPIAAVVTAAQPHNVDTVLVAGQVVKADGRILYGDTAQAVRALRATAAVVNDH; encoded by the coding sequence ATGACCGACACCCGATTCCTGCTGCGCAACGGCTACGTCGTCGACACCGAGTCCGCACCGGTCGCCCTGCCCGGCACCGACGTCCTGATCGAGGGCGACCGGATCATCGAGGTGGGTCCGGGGCTGTCTGCGGACGGTGCCACCGTGATCGACGCCACCGACCGGATCGTGCTGCCGGGGTTCGTCGACACCCACCGGCACCTGTGGCAGACGGCGCTCCGCGCCGGGGCCCCGGACCTGAACCTGGGCGCCTACATGAGTGTCGTCCTGGGGCAGTACGGCCCCCGGTTCCGGCCGCAGGACGTCCACGCCGCGACCCTGGTCGGCGCACTGGAAGCCTTGGACTCGGGCATCACCACCCTGATCGACTACTCCCACGCGCTGCACACTCCCGAGCACGCCGACGCGGCCGTCGACGCCCTCCACGCCGCAGGGCTCCGCACCGTGTTCGGCTACGGCTTCCCGGCGCACGGAGCCCAGAACCCGGAGGACGTACGCAGGATCCGCAACGAGCGCCTGTACGACGACCAGGCCCTGGTCACCATGGCGCTGGCCCCGCTCGGCCCGTCGTTCTCGCCGATCGAGACCGTGAGCGCCGACTGGAACCTGGCCCGCGATCTGGGCCTCCCCCTGACGATCCACGTCAGCAGCGGCCCGGTCGCCGCACGGCCGATCACCACCCTGCGTGAGCACGGTCTGCTTCGCGCCGACACCCTCTACGTGCACGGGAACTCGCTCGACGACGACGAACTGAAGCTGATCGCCGAGTCCGGTGGCACCGCCTCGGTCACGCCCGCCACAGAGGCCCAGATGCGCGTCGGCGCGCCGTTGGCCGACCGGCTGCGTCGCGCCGGTGTCACCGTCGGCCTCGGCGTCGACGCGGTCTCCTCGCTGCCCGGTGACATGTTCTCCCTGATGCGCGCGGCGCTGCTGGCCAGCCAGATCGCCGACACCACTCCGCTGACCGTGGGGGATGTCCTCAAGATGGCCACGCTGGACGGTGCCACCGCCTTGGGACTGGCCGACCGTATCGGCTCGCTGCGACCCGGCAAACAGGCCGACGTCATCATGCTGCGCCTCGACGACCTCAACATGCTCACCGCCGAACGCGACCCGATCGCCGCTGTGGTCACGGCGGCGCAACCGCACAACGTGGACACGGTCCTTGTGGCCGGACAGGTCGTGAAGGCCGACGGCAGGATCCTCTACGGCGACACCGCCCAGGCCGTCCGTGCCCTGCGCGCCACCGCCGCCGTCGTCAACGATCACTGA
- a CDS encoding MarR family winged helix-turn-helix transcriptional regulator, translating to MTATSDPVDAWMRAWRAELPEILFASSELSKRIMFLSAALDRVLRRELTEFGLTPAEFDVLVTLRRAGEPYRMKPNQLARSLMLSTGGTTNVTHRLVARGAVAREDDPADARSTWIRLTSDGIALAERAVLAVSAEHDAAFDGVPAEVIDAATVALRNLITSTPGLLPRDSAARNARPQGRD from the coding sequence GTGACAGCGACATCCGATCCCGTGGACGCGTGGATGCGCGCGTGGCGTGCGGAACTGCCCGAGATTCTGTTCGCCTCGTCTGAGCTGAGCAAGCGGATCATGTTCCTCTCCGCGGCCCTGGACCGCGTCTTGCGGCGGGAGCTGACCGAATTCGGGCTGACGCCGGCTGAGTTCGACGTGCTGGTGACTTTGCGCCGAGCCGGTGAGCCGTACCGTATGAAGCCCAATCAGCTGGCCCGCTCCCTGATGCTTTCCACCGGCGGTACCACCAACGTCACCCACCGTCTGGTCGCCCGCGGCGCGGTCGCGCGGGAGGACGACCCGGCTGACGCCCGTAGTACCTGGATCCGGCTGACATCGGACGGCATCGCCCTCGCCGAGCGCGCGGTCCTCGCCGTCTCGGCCGAGCACGACGCCGCCTTCGACGGCGTGCCGGCAGAAGTCATCGACGCGGCGACCGTCGCGCTTCGGAACCTCATCACCTCCACCCCGGGCCTGCTCCCGCGTGACTCCGCGGCGCGGAACGCCCGACCCCAGGGCCGGGACTGA
- a CDS encoding DNA-binding response regulator → MPQTMILTGDLEFRARVVPLTESVDAEWVSAARDLDTWPGSREAARLRIRRDGAHRARKLYSPAVLTDERDRETLREMTAHGMRVRIAATPLPQGTVFIDRRTMILTAPVSTSASASASPTARDHGHRTYTMSVEPALVSGAYALFEAAWEAATDLAVFFQPERPQIGTQARTVLSALASGATDAAAARELGMSLRTYRRRVAELLVMLGADSRFQAGMRAGELGLHRG, encoded by the coding sequence ATGCCACAGACCATGATCCTCACCGGTGATCTTGAGTTCCGGGCACGAGTCGTACCCCTGACGGAGTCGGTCGACGCGGAATGGGTCAGCGCGGCGCGCGATCTCGACACCTGGCCCGGCTCCCGGGAGGCCGCACGACTGCGGATACGACGTGACGGCGCACACCGGGCCCGCAAGCTGTACAGCCCGGCCGTACTCACCGACGAACGCGACCGGGAGACCCTCCGCGAGATGACCGCCCACGGCATGCGGGTGCGCATCGCCGCCACCCCGCTGCCCCAGGGAACGGTCTTCATCGACCGGCGGACCATGATCCTCACCGCTCCCGTATCCACGTCCGCGTCCGCCTCCGCGTCACCGACCGCTCGCGACCACGGGCACCGTACGTACACCATGAGCGTGGAACCCGCCCTGGTCAGCGGGGCGTACGCGCTTTTCGAGGCCGCGTGGGAAGCCGCTACCGACCTGGCGGTCTTCTTCCAGCCCGAGCGTCCTCAGATCGGGACACAGGCCCGTACGGTGCTGTCCGCACTGGCGTCCGGTGCGACCGACGCGGCAGCCGCACGGGAACTGGGTATGTCGCTGCGCACCTACCGCCGCCGGGTCGCCGAGCTCCTCGTCATGCTGGGCGCGGACTCACGCTTCCAGGCCGGCATGCGCGCGGGCGAGTTGGGCCTCCATCGCGGGTGA
- a CDS encoding TetR/AcrR family transcriptional regulator: MESRNNVPQRSDAQRNRERILEVALVELSRSADVPLSVIAKKAGVGQATFYRNFPDREALVLEVHRHEVQQLTNSAAELLKTREADRALREWMDRLAYFAMAKAGLSDALRQATRATGGPERPGYSLVVDAIELLLDANHEAGTIRPEVTVDDFLLAIAGVWQIDLSGDWHSQATRLLDLIMDGLRAGAPGPRQPGP, from the coding sequence GTGGAGTCGAGGAACAACGTGCCTCAGCGCTCGGACGCGCAGCGTAATCGCGAGCGCATTCTAGAGGTGGCGTTGGTCGAACTGTCGCGTTCGGCGGACGTGCCGCTGAGTGTGATCGCCAAGAAGGCGGGCGTCGGACAGGCGACGTTCTATCGCAATTTTCCCGATCGTGAGGCACTCGTCCTGGAAGTGCACCGGCATGAGGTGCAGCAGCTCACCAACAGCGCGGCCGAGTTGCTCAAGACCAGGGAAGCTGACCGCGCCCTGCGTGAGTGGATGGACCGCCTCGCCTATTTCGCCATGGCCAAGGCCGGTCTCTCCGACGCGCTGCGGCAGGCCACCCGTGCGACCGGTGGCCCGGAAAGGCCGGGATACTCCCTGGTGGTCGACGCGATCGAGCTTCTGCTCGACGCCAACCACGAGGCCGGCACCATTCGCCCGGAAGTGACTGTCGACGACTTTCTCCTCGCCATCGCCGGTGTCTGGCAGATCGACCTCAGCGGGGACTGGCATTCCCAGGCGACCCGCCTCCTGGACCTCATCATGGACGGCTTGCGCGCGGGAGCCCCCGGTCCACGACAGCCCGGTCCGTGA